From the genome of Vigna angularis cultivar LongXiaoDou No.4 chromosome 11, ASM1680809v1, whole genome shotgun sequence, one region includes:
- the LOC108332601 gene encoding F-box/FBD/LRR-repeat protein At3g14710, producing the protein MSFTVRKMSGSYIYSSKQKHLKRTKSGDRISKLPESLLSCILSFLPTKDAVRTSVLSKTWVYRWTSITKLDIHDNLFFSPKKRTRGKQNFVNFVYRVLLLTTPSSFSLVLVQNQDVALFNIWISNILINKVKNLRIVTHFEMSFPAQASHFLFQSFCLEELVLNMVSCAITVTKTYVYFGQLKVLKLSGVLFTHDSVSDFNLSLPVLKVFETTNCSWLKAKRVSLEVPQLESVIIVEDNSSSYATNNCAVEFSVSHLKHFTYRGYDSMSHFFKLLDPSSASNSSLTITVSPCEKKKDTMIESRVFVLLKQFRKMKCLKFDGLQELAKQSVANLPLFGMLSHLDLGFVTGEVLLGLLLKSPVLRTLVFKGISIFDMELLNSAAVPECLTSTLQVVKFGSLKGFEHELCVAKFVMENALMLERMSFSIVYWQRKSKVIEEFKEKLFSYKKAFSCAIIDFSHD; encoded by the exons ATGTCTTTCACTGTAAGAAAGATGTCTGGTTCATATATTTACTCAAGCAAGCAAAAGCATCTGAAGAGAACAAAAAGTGGAGACAGAATCAGCAAACTTCCGGAATCACTCTTAAGTTGCATACTCTCCTTTCTGCCAACCAAAGACGCAGTTCGAACAAGTGTGTTATCCAAGACATGGGTATATCGCTGGACATCCATTACCAAGTTGGACATACACGACAATTTGTTCTTCTCTCCAAAGAAGAGGACCCGAGGAAAACAGAACTTCGTAAACTTTGTGTATAGGGTACTTCTTCTTACAACACCATCAAGTTTCTCACTTGTTCTTGTCCAAAACCAGGATGTGGCCCTTTTCAATATTTGGATATCCAATATCTTGATAAACAAGGTTAAAAATCTTCGTATTGTCACACATTTTGAGATGTCCTTTCCAGCTCAGgcatctcattttcttttccaatcCTTTTGTTTGGAAGAATTGGTGCTGAATATGGTTTCTTGTGCCATTACAGTTACTAAAACCTATGTTTATTTTGGACAGTTAAAAGTCCTGAAATTGTCTGGAGTTTTATTTACTCATGACTCTGTTTCAGATTTCAATCTTAGTTTACCAGTTCTAAAAGTGTTTGAAACAACGAATTGCTCTTGGTTAAAAGCAAAACGCGTCAGTCTAGAGGTGCCTCAACTTGAAAGCGTTATCATAGTGGAAGACAATTCCAGTTCTTATGCAACGAATAACTGTGCGGTGGAGTTTTCTGTTTCTCATCTGAAACACTTTACTTATCGTGGTTATGATTCCATGTCACATTTTTTCAAGCTGCTGGATCCCTCATCGGCTAGTAATTCTTCTCTCACTATAACGGTGAGCCCATgtgagaagaagaaagataCGATGATAGAGTCCCGTGTCTTTGTGCTTCTCAAACAATTTAGGAAAATGAAATGTCTCAAATTCGATGGTTTGCAG GAACTGGCAAAACAAAGTGTGGCTAATCTACCTTTATTTGGAATGTTGAGCCATTTGGATCTTGGCTTTGTTACTGGTGAGGTCTTGTTAGGCTTGCTTCTCAAGTCACCGGTTCTCAGGACTCTAGTTTTCAAG GGAATATCTATATTCGACATGGAGCTTTTGAACTCTGCTGCTGTGCCGGAATGTTTGACGTCTACTCTCCAGGTTGTGAAATTTGGTTCACTGAAGGGATTTGAGCATGAACTCTGTGTAGCAAAATTTGTGATGGAAAATGCTTTAATGCTGGAGAGGATGAGCTTCTCCATTGTATATTGGCAGAGGAAATCGAAGGTGATAGAGGAATTTAAAGAGAAGCTATTCTCATATAAGAAAGCTTTCTCTTGTGCTATTATTGATTTTTCACACGATTAG